From the genome of Alcanivorax sp.:
AGTCATGATTGTTGTAAAGGTCCATGCGTTGACGCCGCGGGGTGGCGTAAGCCTGAACGCGGTCCGCCAGCAGTGCCAGCCAGTCCCGCTGTGCAGAGGTCATCTGCCAATCCGTCAGCGCCTCTGCTTTCATCATGTTGATGGCCAGCGCAGAGAGAAACCACTTTCGGACAGCCTCCCCCTGTTTGCTTGCCGCAGATTGCGCCAGGGCCTTTTGCTCTGCCCACGGCGACAGGGCCAGGTTGAAGCAGTCCCGGGCAGCCGCACGGATGGCTGGACTGGGCTTACGCATGTACTCGGTGATCTGGCCAAGAAAGCCCAGATAGCTGTAGATCGCATCCACCTGCTTCTGGTATTCCCGAGCCGCCGCCTTATCGAGCGTATCCTTGCTGGATTTACTTTGATCATATTTGCTGCCCATCCGCAGCGGCCCGTCATAGGAGGGATATCCCTGCGCCTCGGCCTGACAGCGGGCCAACGCCCTGGCGTCCGGCTTTGCTGCGGACAGTTGCTGGCTGTCAAACAGGGGCACCAACGACGCCTGTGTACAACCGCTGAGCACCCCCAACATCACCCCGGTCAGTAATCGCATAGCGACGCCTCCACTTCCGTAACCGCCTTAACCGGCTGCTCAAACTCCAGCAGCACCGATAACAGGTTGCTGTTCCGCCCGGGAGGATCCAGACGCAACATGAAACGGCCATTGTCGAGCCGGGGCGGGCGACGGATACGGATTTTTTCACGCTGGCCATCATCGTAATAGGCCAACACATAGAAATCCTTGAGAGCGCTGTCGGAAAAGTTCATGTCCAGCAGCAAATGCCGGCGGCCGGCGGTCAGGCTCCGCTGCCGCCCCCCGTTCGCCAGCACCTGTGCACGCTCATCCATCTCGGAGACCGGTATGGTCACAGAATCACTGGCCAGCAATGCGCGATTGTCGCAACCTCCCGCCGCCGCCGGCAGCAATTGCCGCCACACCTCCTGCTCTTCCAGAGCGTAACTCACCGGCAATTCCCAGATCAGATAACGAAACTGGCCCTCCTGGTAAGCGTCAGATAGCAGCAGGTCTTCCATCGAGCCCGTGGCCCCACCACCGGTCATGGCGAAGTTGACCACATCCCGGCTGAGGTATTGCTGGAGAAAGCCGTGGAAATTGTAATTCTTGTAGCGGTCTTCCCGAATATCCG
Proteins encoded in this window:
- a CDS encoding polysaccharide lyase — translated: MRLLTGVMLGVLSGCTQASLVPLFDSQQLSAAKPDARALARCQAEAQGYPSYDGPLRMGSKYDQSKSSKDTLDKAAAREYQKQVDAIYSYLGFLGQITEYMRKPSPAIRAAARDCFNLALSPWAEQKALAQSAASKQGEAVRKWFLSALAINMMKAEALTDWQMTSAQRDWLALLADRVQAYATPRRQRMDLYNNHDYWSSWAVMGAALVLDDPERLEWAEQGYWLAIGQITPRNGGVVLPLEAARGKRAGEYHAFALTPLILMAEAGTRNGLTLYEGDGKQLHALAEEVVHFWAQDGKGVQFPQKQVAIDDHKMAWWPVYAHRFPDRLPLPADEGERFGSRFTGGSLAGLWGESR